The genomic region TCATGGCGTCTCTCCCCTCGTCGGCGCGGCCCCCCGCAGGACCAGCGCGCTGTTGAACCCGTCGAAGCCCCGCGCGCAGACCAGCGCGAGCCGGCTGCGCGGCCGACGGTGCTCCCGCAGAAAGTCCAGCTCGCACCCGTCGGCCACCCGGTCCGGGCCGGCGGACGCGGGCAGCGTGTCGTGCGCGAACGCGAGCAGGGCGGTGGCCACGTCCAACGCCGAGCCGCCCTGGTGCGCCCGGCCGGTCAGCGGCTTCTGGGTGGTCACCGGCGGCGGCCGGTCGGCGAACACGGCGCGCAGCGCCTCGGCCTCGCTGCGGTCGTAGCGGGGCACACCGAGAGCGTCCGGCAGCACCACGTCGATTCCGGCCGCCGCGACGCCCGCCCGGTCCAGGGCCAGTCGCATCGCGCGGGCGTACTGGGCCGGGTCGCCGGCGCTGTCGGCAGTGGTGTGCGCGGCGTCGTGGGTGGCGCCCCAGCCGCTCACCTCGCCGTAGATCCGGGCGCCCCGCGCCAGGGCGTGCCCCAGCTCCTCCACCACGAACACCGCTCCCCCCTCGGCCGGCAGGTAGCCGCTTGCCGACGCGTCGAACGGCCGGTACGCGCGCTCCGGGTCGGCGACGTCGCTGAGCAGACCGGAGCGCAGTTGACAGGCCAGGGCGTACGGGCTCAGCGGACACTCGGTCGCCCCGGCGATCACCACGGGCGTGCCCCGGCGTACCGCGCGGGCGGCGTGCGCGAGGCTGTCCAGCCCGCCGGCCGTCTCCGCGACAAGCACCCCGCTCGGTCCCTTGAACTGGTGGTGGATGGACAGCTGTCCGACGCTTGCCGCGTAGAACCAGGCGATCGACTGGTACGCCCCGACGGTCCGCGACGTCCCGCTCCACAGCCGTTGCAGCTCCCGCTGGCCGAACAGGTTGCCCCCGGACGAGCTGGCCAGGGTCATGGCGTAGCCGTACGGGTCGGGCGCCCGCTCGGGCAGGCCGGCGTCGGTGAGCGCCAGCCGGGTGGCGGCGAAGCCGAGGTGCGTCCACCTGTCGGTCTGCACCAGTTGCCGGCTGTCGGCGTACGAGCCGGCGGTGAAGTCGGGGACCTCGCCGCCGAAGCGGGTCGGGTAGCCGGACGGGTCGAAAAGGGTGATCGGCCCGGTGCGCCGGGTGCCGGCCAGCACGGTACGCCAGTGCGCGTCCACGCCCACGCCGCTGGGCGCGACCACACCGATGCCGGTGACGACCGCCCGGGGGCCGCTCACGCCGCCACCGTCGGGGGCAGCCGGCGGAACACCATCGCCGACTGGAAGCCGCCGAACCCGCTGCCCACCGACAGGGCCACGTTGACGGGCACCTCCCGCGCCTCGTTGGGCACGTAGTCCAGGTCGCACTCCGGGTCGCGGGTGCTCCAGTTGGCAGTGGGCGGCACCACGCCGAACTCGATCGCGAGGGCGCAGGCCGCCATCTCGATCGACCCGATCGCCCCGAGCGAGTGCCCCACCATCGACTTGATCGAGCTGATCGGCACCCGGTACGCGGCCTGGCCCAGCGCCCGTTTGAACGCGGCCGTCTCGTGCCTGTCGTTCTGCCGGGTGCCCGAGCCGTGGGCGCTGATGTAGGAGACCTGCTCGGGGGCGACGCGGCCCTGCCGCAGCGCGTCGGTGACGGCGAGGCCCATCTCCAGCCCGTCCGGGCGCAGCCCCGTCATGTGGTAGCCGTTGCTGCGGCTGGCGTACCCGGCGACCTCGCAGTAGACGTGGGCGCCGCGCCGCCGGGCGTGCTCGGCCTCCTCCAACACCAGCACCGCCGCGCCCTCGGCAAGCACGAACCCGTGCCGGTCGGCGTCGAAGGGACGGGAGGCGTGCGCGGGATCGTCGTTGTCGGGGCTGGTCGCCTTGATCGCGTCGAACGAGGCGACGGTGACCGGTGAGATCGGCGAGTCGGCCGCGCCGGCCAGCACGATGTCCGCCTCGCCGTCCACGATGAGCTGGTGGGCGTACCCGATGGCGTCGATGCCCGACGTGCAGCCGGTGGAGACCACAAGCG from Micromonospora lupini harbors:
- a CDS encoding beta-ketoacyl-[acyl-carrier-protein] synthase family protein, yielding MTGRRTVVTGIGVVAPGGASRDRFWKTITEGRTATRRISFFDPSPFRSQIAAECDFDPIAAGLTDAERRRADRYVQFALACSTEAIADAGLVLGDAERDRAGVVLGTAVGGTMALEQEYVRVSDNGRRWLVDAALGGPYLYQALVPSSLAADVACRHGLHGPALVVSTGCTSGIDAIGYAHQLIVDGEADIVLAGAADSPISPVTVASFDAIKATSPDNDDPAHASRPFDADRHGFVLAEGAAVLVLEEAEHARRRGAHVYCEVAGYASRSNGYHMTGLRPDGLEMGLAVTDALRQGRVAPEQVSYISAHGSGTRQNDRHETAAFKRALGQAAYRVPISSIKSMVGHSLGAIGSIEMAACALAIEFGVVPPTANWSTRDPECDLDYVPNEAREVPVNVALSVGSGFGGFQSAMVFRRLPPTVAA
- a CDS encoding beta-ketoacyl synthase N-terminal-like domain-containing protein, whose translation is MSGPRAVVTGIGVVAPSGVGVDAHWRTVLAGTRRTGPITLFDPSGYPTRFGGEVPDFTAGSYADSRQLVQTDRWTHLGFAATRLALTDAGLPERAPDPYGYAMTLASSSGGNLFGQRELQRLWSGTSRTVGAYQSIAWFYAASVGQLSIHHQFKGPSGVLVAETAGGLDSLAHAARAVRRGTPVVIAGATECPLSPYALACQLRSGLLSDVADPERAYRPFDASASGYLPAEGGAVFVVEELGHALARGARIYGEVSGWGATHDAAHTTADSAGDPAQYARAMRLALDRAGVAAAGIDVVLPDALGVPRYDRSEAEALRAVFADRPPPVTTQKPLTGRAHQGGSALDVATALLAFAHDTLPASAGPDRVADGCELDFLREHRRPRSRLALVCARGFDGFNSALVLRGAAPTRGETP